CGAAATCAACACTCCTCCACGCCGCCGCCGATAGGCCGGCCCTCACGGGGGCCGGATTGAAAATGAGCTCGAATCCTTTGACGCTCTTCATTGCAAAGAGGTGATTGAGCGCGCCGACCGGCATGCCCATCTCGGCAACGACAATTGCGTCCCGCTCAATGAATTCGGCGGCCTTTTCGACCATGCTTGGTGTGACATTTGCGTTGGCTCCGGAGTCTATGACGATCATGTTGGAGCCATCGTCACCGACCAGGACGAGAGCTGAACCCGATATCTCCCCTGGGCACACCGCCACCGCATCGAGACCGACACCTGCCTCACGCAGCGCTTGCAGCAACGATCGACCGTCGTCGTCATCGCCAAGCCGGGTGTAAAAGCTCGGCCGAAGGCCCAATCGAGCGGCGGCGACCGCCTGATTGGCGCCCTTGCCTCCCGCATGCCGCTTCAGGCTTCCCATCAGGCTTTCGCCGGGCGTTGGAAGCCGCTCGACGTTGAAACAGAGGTCGAGATTGGTCGTTCCAAAAAACATCAATGGCCTCGGGCTCATTTCACGGCCCCGAAGGTAAGACCACGTTCGAGATGACGCTGGCCAAGGATGATCAGCACGACTGGCACAATCATGGTCACCACCAGACCCGCAGCCATGACCGGATAGAACTGAACGCCCGGATTGAGCAGCTTGAGGAGAGCGACGGTGACCGGTGCTTTCGTCGAACTGAGGATCAGGCCGAGTGCGAAGTTGTGCCACGCAAGCAGGAAAATGAGTAATGAAGCGCCTATCAAGCCGGGCTTGAGAAGCGGAAGGACGATGTACCAGACAACCCGGAATGGTTTTGCACCATCCATGGCCGCCGCCTCCTCAATGTCCTTTGGGATGTCCTCGATATATGAACGGCTCAGCCAGATGATCATCGGCAGCGTGACGACCTGATAGACCCAGATCATACCGAAATAGGTGTCATAAAGACCGACTGTCTGGAACACACTGAACAGAGGTATGACGACAAGGAGCGCCGGCGCGAAGCGAAAGCCCAGCACGAAAAATGCGATGTCCTCCTTCATCGGGATATCGCGCCTCGCCAGGACGTAGCCTGCAGGCACCCCGGCGATCAGCGATACGAGCACCGCACCAAGCGAGATCACCACGCTATTGGTGACCGGCGTCAGGAAATCAACCTTGATGGTGCCATAGCTTGTTGCCCCGGCCTGGGCTGCATCGAACAAGACGCGGAAGTTTTCGAGAGTCGGCTTGAAGATGAAGCGCGGCGGCCAGGTCATGACTTCCGCCTGCTGCTTCAGCGACATCATCACGATCCAGACCAGCGGAAATGTCAGGATCAACGTACAGGCGAGAACCAGCAAATTGAGGAGCACGCTTGCAGGCGTTGAGCGATTTAGCCGCATCTCAGCCTCCTCTAGCTTACACGCTGCCGGACCGAGCGCCACAATTTCACCAGGGCCAAAGCCCCGAGAAGCACGATCAACCAGTTCACGACCATGAGCGCTGCACCACGCCCGAAGGCAAGATTTTGAAAGGCCGTGATATAGGCGCGGACCGAGAGCACGGAGGTACTGTCACCCGGGCCTCCTTGCGTCGTTCCGAAGATGATATCGAACTGATTGAGCGATTCGATCAGCCGAAATACCGCGGCGATCAGGATGTATGGCGCAATGAGCGGAAGCTCGATATGGAGGAACGTTGCCCAACCGTTCGCCCCATTGACCCGCGCAGCTTCTCTGACCTCATCGTTGATGCCCTGCAAGCCGGCGAAGATGATCAGCGCGAAAAATGGCGTATAAGTCCATATGTCGATGAGAACCAGCGAGAACATCGCCGTGCTGGCGTCTGAAATCCATGCGAACCGGCCGATCCCAATAAGCGAGAGCAAATAGTTCAGGATCCCATTCTGCGGATCCATCATTGTGGTCCACATCAAGGCGACGCTCATTGGCGGCAGAACCAACGGAAGGAGAATGACGGGTCGCATCAGCCGGGCAAGGAACACCCCACTTGCGAACAATTTGGCAAGCGCAAGCCCAAACAACGCTTCCGCGAGCACCGCGGAGCAGGCATACGCCATAGTCGCCCGCACGCTGTTCCAGAAATCCTGGGTCTTGATCGCCACTTCATAGTTGGTGAATCCAATGAAGCGAACCAGAGGACGACCAAACTTGAGATCGGTCAGCGATTGAAAGACCCCATAGAAGAACAGAAAGAGAAATCCAAGCAGGATGATGATGGCGGGCGCAATCGCAGCAAGGCTCCACCAGTCAAGCGCATGCTGCTCGGCGCTTTGCACCTGCTCGTTTTTGGATGGTGCCAGTTGGCCTGCCGATGATTGCAACGTCACGGTTGCGTCGGTGCCTCGAAGGTCCATCGCTCACTTCTCAAAAGATACTCGGGCGTGGTGGGGGGCGGCAAACCCTTATGCCGCCCCCCGATGGCCTTACATGGAAGAGCGGATCTCGGAGGCGAGGTCGGTCAACGTCGCCTTCACGTCCGCGCCATTGACCATTTTCTGCATGGCGACCGCCCAGGCGTTCATTGCCTCGGCAAACCCTACGCGCGGCGTAAAGGCGAGCGCTGCCCTGTCCTGCACGCTTTTGAAGGTATCCACGAAGTTCGTGAATTCGGGTTTGGCCGCATAGTCGAGCCAAACCTTGTCGCTCCAGGTCGAAGCGCGCGGAGAGTTGACGAGCTTCCCGGCGACGGCTCCGTTCAGCTCGACCTGCTTTGACGTCGCCCACTGAATGAACAGCCAGGCCGCTCCCTTTTTCTGGGAGGCAGCATTGATGGCCAGGGACCAGATCCAGATGTTCGATTCAAAATTCTTGCCGTTCGGAGCGCGCAGCGGGGGAGCGAATGCGATCTTGCCCGAAGCGGGCTTGCCCGCAACGTCGTTCCAGAACCCGAACATGTTGGAATCAATCACCATCGCGGTCCGGCCCGAATTGATGCCATCGACCACCTGATACCAGTTGTCGTTGGCGAAGGATGGAGCAGCGCACTTCTTGATCATCTCCACATAGTCCTTGTGGAAGGCGATCGACTCGCGCGAATCGAGACCGGTTTCCAACTTGCCGTCCTTGACGACGAAGTCGTGCACACCATAGGACTTGGCGATCGAGATTGCGGCCGTGTGGATGCTGCTCCAAAAGCGCACTCCCCGCACGCCCAAAGGTGTGATCCCGGGATCGGCAGATTTCAGCTTTTCGCAAGCGGCGGACATTTCCGGCGGAGTCGTCGGGACCTTGATGCCGTGCTTGTCCAGAATGTCCTTGCGGTAGAACAATTGGATGTTTTCGAA
The DNA window shown above is from Bradyrhizobium sp. CB1650 and carries:
- a CDS encoding sugar ABC transporter permease, producing MDLRGTDATVTLQSSAGQLAPSKNEQVQSAEQHALDWWSLAAIAPAIIILLGFLFLFFYGVFQSLTDLKFGRPLVRFIGFTNYEVAIKTQDFWNSVRATMAYACSAVLAEALFGLALAKLFASGVFLARLMRPVILLPLVLPPMSVALMWTTMMDPQNGILNYLLSLIGIGRFAWISDASTAMFSLVLIDIWTYTPFFALIIFAGLQGINDEVREAARVNGANGWATFLHIELPLIAPYILIAAVFRLIESLNQFDIIFGTTQGGPGDSTSVLSVRAYITAFQNLAFGRGAALMVVNWLIVLLGALALVKLWRSVRQRVS
- a CDS encoding sugar ABC transporter substrate-binding protein, with translation MAGAAASFGHAKAEDINWRQFEGASIVWAYDIHPYADAVAAQLPEFEKLTGIKVTPELYPDDAYWNKLTIQLSTKSPSWDVVGTGIQPAWDLAPGQLLEPLDRYLNDPKLTSASYDYKDFFPALRDALTWEIKGGQIEAGRGQVWAIPHGFENIQLFYRKDILDKHGIKVPTTPPEMSAACEKLKSADPGITPLGVRGVRFWSSIHTAAISIAKSYGVHDFVVKDGKLETGLDSRESIAFHKDYVEMIKKCAAPSFANDNWYQVVDGINSGRTAMVIDSNMFGFWNDVAGKPASGKIAFAPPLRAPNGKNFESNIWIWSLAINAASQKKGAAWLFIQWATSKQVELNGAVAGKLVNSPRASTWSDKVWLDYAAKPEFTNFVDTFKSVQDRAALAFTPRVGFAEAMNAWAVAMQKMVNGADVKATLTDLASEIRSSM
- a CDS encoding carbohydrate ABC transporter permease translates to MLVLACTLILTFPLVWIVMMSLKQQAEVMTWPPRFIFKPTLENFRVLFDAAQAGATSYGTIKVDFLTPVTNSVVISLGAVLVSLIAGVPAGYVLARRDIPMKEDIAFFVLGFRFAPALLVVIPLFSVFQTVGLYDTYFGMIWVYQVVTLPMIIWLSRSYIEDIPKDIEEAAAMDGAKPFRVVWYIVLPLLKPGLIGASLLIFLLAWHNFALGLILSSTKAPVTVALLKLLNPGVQFYPVMAAGLVVTMIVPVVLIILGQRHLERGLTFGAVK
- a CDS encoding ribokinase encodes the protein MSPRPLMFFGTTNLDLCFNVERLPTPGESLMGSLKRHAGGKGANQAVAAARLGLRPSFYTRLGDDDDGRSLLQALREAGVGLDAVAVCPGEISGSALVLVGDDGSNMIVIDSGANANVTPSMVEKAAEFIERDAIVVAEMGMPVGALNHLFAMKSVKGFELIFNPAPVRAGLSAAAWRSVDFVTPNQTEAFELTGVEVHDFDSAAHAAGKLLDLGPRAALITLGAQGAYYADANASFALRAFPVKVVDTTAAGDAFNGAFAASLAQRLPIRQAVKKALAVAALCVTRRGAQSAMPSSEAVDEFLKSQTILELE